Proteins encoded in a region of the Thunnus thynnus chromosome 8, fThuThy2.1, whole genome shotgun sequence genome:
- the ccn1 gene encoding CCN family member 1: MLMLTVVVTFLGSLNLVFSAAASSSCPSICECPREMPKCAPGVSVVLDGCSCCKVCARQLNEDCSLTEPCDHTKGLECNFGASFAAATTRGICRAKSEGRPCEYNSRIYQNGESFQPNCKHQCTCIDGAVGCVPLCPQELSLPNLGCANPRLVKVAGQCCEEWVCDDGKETDILERIFGKDTMTDEQERDLTNRNELISVVKGGLKSLPAFRAQPEVHMFDSQKCIVQTTPWSQCSKSCGTGISTRVTNNNSECKLVKETRICEVRPCTQSPYSSLKKGKKCSRTKKSSQPVKFTYAGCSSLKKYRPKYCGACVDGRCCSPHDTRTIRVKFRCEDGETFNKNIMMIESCKCTYNCPHANEASYPFYRLSNDIHKFRD, from the exons ATGCTGATGCTTACTGTTGTCGTTACCTTCCTTGGAAGCCTCAACTTG GTCTTCTCcgccgccgcctcctcctcttGCCCCTCCATCTGTGAATGTCCGCGGGAGATGCCCAAGTGCGCACCCGGCGTGAGCGTCGTCCTGGAcggctgcagctgctgcaaaGTTTGCGCCAGGCAGCTGAACGAGGACTGTAGCCTGACCGAGCCGTGTGACCACACTAAAGGGCTGGAGTGTAACTTTGGGGCCAGCTTTGCTGCTGCTACTACTCGTGGCATCTGCCGAG ccAAGTCAGAGGGCAGACCCTGCGAGTACAACAGCAGGATCTACCAGAACGGAGAGAGCTTCCAGCCCAACTGTAAACACCAGTGCACATGCATCGATGGGGCAGTGGGATGTGTCCCACTGTGCCCACAGGAGCTCTCCCTGCCCAACCTGGGATGTGCCAACCCCAGACTGGTCAAGGTAGCAGGCCAGTGCTGCGAAGAGTGGGTGTGCGATGATGGCAAGGAGACAGACATCCTGGAGAGGATCTTTGGCAAAGACACAATGACTGATGAGCAGGAAAGAGATCTGACCAACAGGAACGAGCTCATCTCAGTTGTCAAGGGAGGACTCAAGTCTTTACCTG CATTCAGAGCACAGCCTGAGGTCCACATGTTTGACAGCCAGAAGTGCATCGTCCAAACCACACCCTGGTCCCAGTGCTCCAAGAGCTGTGGAACAGGCATCTCCACCAGAGTCACCAATAACAACAGCGAGTGCAAGCTGGTCAAAGAGACAAGAATCTGTGAAGTGCGGCCATGCACCCAGTCACCTTACTCCAGTCTGAAG AAAGGAAAGAAGTGCAGCAGAACCAAGAAGTCAAGCCAGCCAGTGAAGTTCACCTACGCCGGCTGCTCCAGCCTGAAGAAGTACAGGCCCAAATACTGCGGAGCCTGCGTGGACGGCCGCTGCTGCAGCCCTCACGACACCAGAACCATCCGTGTCAAGTTCCGCTGCGAGGACGGCGAGACCTTCAACAAGAACATCATGATGATCGAGTCCTGCAAGTGCACCTACAACTGCCCCCATGCCAACGAAGCCTCCTACCCCTTCTACCGCCTCTCCAACGATATCCACAAGTTCAGAGACTGA